The proteins below come from a single Notamacropus eugenii isolate mMacEug1 chromosome 7, mMacEug1.pri_v2, whole genome shotgun sequence genomic window:
- the LOC140514059 gene encoding olfactory receptor 11H6-like yields MDDKPVIVFVSFLSIFSTVLEPNRSIAHTVAEFVLLGFSAHGEMQNLLFSLILVVYILTLLSNGAIACAVKWDKQLHTPMYILLGNFAFLEIWYVSSTVPNMLANFLSEKKTISFSGCFFQFYFFFSLGNAECFFLSVMSYDRYLAICCPLHYPTIMTGGFCATLISACWVGGFLYYPVPIILISQLPFCGPNIIDHFVCEQGPLLALVCVPTPVIQLICYTLNSMIIFGSLLPILGSYTLVLRAVLRVPSGAGRRKAFSTCGSHLVVVSLFYGTLMVMYVSPTSGNPAGMQKIVTLVYSVITPLLNPLIYSLRNKDMKNALRKVLGGLKIK; encoded by the exons ATGGATGACAAACCTGTGATTGTA TTTGTGTCATTTTTGTCTATCTTTTCCACAGTTTTGGAGCCTAACAGGTCAATTGCACACACTGTGGCTGAGTTTGTACTCCTGGGGTTTTCCGCTCATGGGGAAATGCAGaatctcctcttctccttgatcTTAGTGGTATACATCCTGACTCTGTTGAGCAATGGAGCCATTGCCTGTGCAGTGAAATGGGACAAGCAGCTCCACACACCCATGTACATCCTCCTGGGGAATTTtgcatttcttgaaatatggtatgtTTCTTCTACTGTTCCCAACATGTTGGCCAACTTTCTATCTGAGAAAAAGACCATCTCCTTCTCTGGCTGCTTCttccaattctatttctttttctccctgggGAATGCTGAGTGTTTCTTCCTATCAGTCATGTCATATGATCGGTACCTAGCCATCTGCTGTCCACTACACTATCCCACCATCATGACAGGAGGCTTTTGTGCCACCCTGATATCCGCCTGTTGGGTGGGTGGATTCCTTTATTACCCAGTTCCCATTATTCTTATATCTCAGCTGCCTTTCTGTGGCCCTAACATCATTGACCACTTTGTCTGTGAGCAAGGCCCATTACTTGCACTTGTCTGTGTCCCTACTCCTGTCATTCAACTGATTTGCTACACTTTGAACTCCATGATTATCTTTGGATCCTTACTCCCCATCCTTGGATCCTACACCCTGGTTCTCAGAGCCGTGTTGCGTGTCCCCTCTGGTGCTGGCCGGAGAAAAGCCTTCTCCACATGTGGATCCCATCTGGTTGTCGTGTCTCTGTTCTATGGCACCCTCATGGTGATGTACGTAAGCCCAACATCTGGTAATCCAGCTGGAATGCAGAAGATTGTCACACTGGTATACTCAGTAATAACTCCCCTCTTAAATCCCCTAATCTACAGCCTACGCAACAAGGATATGAAAAATGCACTAAGGAAAGTCCTAGGAGgattgaaaatcaaataa
- the LOC140514063 gene encoding olfactory receptor 11H6-like, with translation MLTWKQEFVSFFLVFSTVLEPNRSIAHTVTKFVLLGFYAHREMQNLLFSLILVVYILTLLGNGAIVCAVKWDKQLHTPMYILLGNFAFLEICYVSSTVPNMLANFLSETKTISFSGCFIQFYFFFSLGTAECFFLSVMSYDRYLAICRPLHYPTIMTGCLCATLISACWVGGFLCYPVPIILMSQLPFCGPNIIDHFVCDQGPLFALICVPAPIIKLICYTLNSMVIFGSFLSILGSYTLVLRAVLRIPSGAGRRKAFSTCGSHLVVVSLFYGTLMVMYVSPTSENPGEMQKIVTLVYSIVTPLLNPLIYSLRNKDMKNALRKVLGGLKIK, from the coding sequence ATGCTTACTTGGAAACAAGAGTTTGTgtcattttttcttgtcttttctacaGTTTTGGAGCCTAACAGGTCAATTGCACACACTGTGACTAAGTTTGTCCTCCTGGGGTTTTATGCTCACAGGGAAATGCAGaatctcctcttctccttgatcTTAGTGGTATACATCCTGACTTTGTTGGGCAATGGAGCCATTGTCTGTGCAGTGAAATGGGACAAGCAGCTCCACACACCCATGTACATTCTCTTGGGGAATTTTGCTTTCCTTGAAATATGTTATGTTTCTTCTACTGTGCCCAACATGTTGGCCAACTTTCTGTCTGAGACCAAGACCATCTCCTTCTCTGGCTGCTTTATccagttctatttctttttctccctgggGACTGCTGAGTGTTTCTTCCTGTCAGTCATGTCATATGATCGGTACCTAGCCATCTGCCGTCCATTACACTATCCCACCATCATGACAGGATGCCTTTGTGCCACCCTGATATCTGCCTGTTGGGTGGGTGGATTCCTTTGTTATCCAGTTCCCATTATTCTTATGTCTCAGCTGCCCTTCTGTGGCCCTAACATCATTGATCACTTTGTCTGTGACCAAGGACCTTTATTTGCACTCATCTGTGTCCCTGCTCCTATTATTAAACTCATCTGCTATACTTTGAACTCCATGGTTATCTTTGGATCCTTCCTCTCTATCCTTGGATCCTACACTCTGGTCCTCAGAGCCGTGTTGCGTATTCCCTCTGGTGCTGGCCGGAGGAAAGCCTTCTCCACATGTGGATCCCATCTGGTTGTCGTGTCTCTGTTCTATGGCACCCTCATGGTGATGTATGTAAGCCCAACATCTGAGAATCCAGGTGAAATGCAGAAGATTGTCACACTAGTGTACTCAATAGTAACTCCCCTCTTAAATCCCCTCATCTATAGTCTACGCAACAAGGATATGAAAAATGCCCTGCGGAAAGTCCTAGGAGgattaaaaatcaagtaa